From Calditrichota bacterium, one genomic window encodes:
- a CDS encoding response regulator, which yields MAEITKKILWADDEIDLLEAHVLFLGSHGYQVTPVTNGDDALSKVDSDTFDCVLLDEHMPGLDGLETAERIKDKRPDLPVIMITKSEEETLMDDALGAKIADYLTKPVNPTQILVALKKVIDKSAIEQRIATRDYLQEFREITMKLMENPGWQEWADIHARLSWWDIEMDRLPDEGLKQSLEGQRSECNVEFGKFIEKNYEDWLWNQKERPPLSVDVVEKFVAPRLRAGEKVLYLVMDCMRYDQWMAIEPLLYDNFRVSRDFHYSILPTATPYSRNALFAGMFPSEIDKEIPGLWQSADEDEGSSNRFERQLLDMQLERLKITVEPEPRYVKVLDPEEAANTAKKVSQFFDRKLVSMVFNFVDMLGHGRSHSDILREMLPHEAGYRSVIKAWFEHSSLRQILQSFAKQGWTVIVTSDHGSIRGQKGAKVISDREASTSLRYKYGRNLRVDKRQAIVVPQPENFKLPKRGMNTGYIVAKENYYFVYPTNYNKYLSLYKDSFQHGGVSLEEMILPVAVLEGKGN from the coding sequence ATGGCCGAAATCACAAAGAAAATTCTCTGGGCTGACGACGAGATTGACTTGCTGGAAGCGCATGTCTTGTTTCTCGGATCGCACGGTTACCAGGTGACGCCCGTTACGAACGGCGACGACGCGCTCTCGAAAGTCGACAGCGACACGTTTGACTGCGTGCTGCTCGACGAACACATGCCCGGTCTCGACGGACTGGAAACGGCAGAGCGCATAAAAGACAAACGGCCCGATCTTCCGGTGATCATGATCACGAAATCGGAAGAAGAGACCTTGATGGACGACGCGCTTGGCGCGAAGATCGCGGACTATTTGACGAAGCCCGTCAATCCGACGCAGATTCTCGTTGCGCTGAAGAAAGTCATCGACAAATCTGCGATTGAGCAGCGCATCGCGACGCGCGATTACTTGCAGGAGTTCCGCGAGATCACGATGAAGCTGATGGAGAATCCGGGCTGGCAGGAGTGGGCCGATATTCACGCGCGGCTGTCGTGGTGGGATATCGAAATGGACCGCCTGCCCGACGAAGGACTCAAGCAGTCGCTCGAAGGTCAACGCAGCGAATGCAATGTCGAGTTCGGCAAGTTCATCGAAAAAAACTACGAAGATTGGCTCTGGAATCAGAAAGAGCGTCCGCCGCTGTCGGTCGACGTGGTGGAGAAATTCGTCGCGCCGCGATTGCGCGCGGGCGAAAAGGTGCTATATCTGGTGATGGACTGCATGCGCTACGACCAATGGATGGCGATTGAGCCGCTGCTCTACGACAACTTCAGAGTGTCGCGCGATTTTCACTACTCGATTCTGCCGACCGCGACGCCCTACAGCCGCAACGCGCTGTTCGCCGGAATGTTTCCGTCTGAGATCGACAAAGAGATTCCGGGACTGTGGCAATCGGCGGATGAAGATGAAGGCAGTTCCAACAGATTCGAGCGGCAACTGCTCGACATGCAGCTTGAGCGATTGAAGATCACTGTTGAACCCGAGCCGCGCTATGTGAAAGTGCTCGATCCGGAAGAAGCCGCGAATACGGCCAAGAAAGTCTCGCAATTCTTCGACCGCAAGCTCGTGTCGATGGTGTTTAACTTCGTGGACATGTTGGGCCACGGCAGAAGCCACTCGGACATTCTGCGCGAGATGCTGCCGCACGAAGCGGGATACAGATCGGTGATCAAGGCGTGGTTCGAGCATTCGAGCCTCAGACAAATTCTGCAATCGTTCGCCAAGCAAGGTTGGACGGTGATTGTGACGAGCGATCACGGCTCGATTCGCGGACAGAAGGGGGCTAAAGTAATTTCCGACCGTGAAGCGTCTACCTCATTGAGGTATAAGTACGGCCGCAATTTGCGCGTGGACAAACGTCAGGCGATTGTCGTGCCGCAGCCGGAGAACTTCAAGCTGCCGAAACGCGGCATGAACACGGGCTACATCGTGGCCAAGGAAAACTACTACTTCGTGTATCCGACCAACTACAACAAGTACCTCTCGCTCTACAAGGACAGCTTCCAGCACGGCGGCGTTTCGCTCGAAGAAATGATTTTGCCTGTCGCGGTTCTGGAAGGCAAAGGAAATTAA
- a CDS encoding CPBP family intramembrane metalloprotease, translated as MKKAHWVFRIFTNPVSRIVFGMVFVALPIQGVQELSGVLRESNGWTDSEGLKLATNILAIFCGFLSYILYARLFERRWPSEISLKGFVPEFGKGLGFGALLFSTTMLILWVGGFWTLEGTNSIWATATALGISLAGFFEELLVRGVLYRILEESLGTWIALVLSAAFFGFVHMANPNATLGAGIALALEAGLLLAAAYSLTGRLWFATGLHVAWNYTQGGIFGLPISGNEMTGVLRGTVSGPNWISGGEFGVEASWIAVAVCLIATAVILRLVVQRGLVKAPFWKLNVGVDGNPPALVDQL; from the coding sequence ATGAAAAAAGCTCATTGGGTATTTCGTATTTTTACGAATCCTGTCTCGCGGATTGTCTTCGGGATGGTGTTCGTGGCCCTGCCAATTCAGGGGGTGCAGGAACTGAGTGGGGTCTTGCGCGAGTCCAACGGATGGACGGACTCGGAAGGGCTGAAGCTCGCGACCAACATTCTGGCGATTTTCTGCGGATTTCTTTCCTACATTTTATATGCGCGGCTGTTCGAGCGGCGTTGGCCCTCGGAAATCTCGCTCAAAGGGTTCGTCCCCGAGTTCGGCAAAGGGTTGGGGTTCGGGGCGCTCTTGTTTTCGACGACGATGCTGATTTTGTGGGTCGGCGGCTTTTGGACGCTCGAGGGAACGAACTCGATTTGGGCGACGGCCACGGCGCTTGGAATTTCGCTGGCCGGGTTCTTTGAAGAGCTTCTGGTGCGCGGCGTGCTCTACCGGATATTGGAGGAGTCGCTCGGGACGTGGATCGCGCTGGTTTTGTCGGCGGCCTTTTTCGGATTCGTGCACATGGCCAACCCCAACGCGACGCTCGGCGCAGGCATCGCACTGGCCCTCGAAGCGGGACTGCTGCTCGCGGCGGCCTATTCGCTGACCGGAAGATTGTGGTTCGCCACGGGTCTGCACGTCGCGTGGAATTACACACAGGGTGGAATTTTCGGCCTGCCGATTTCGGGCAACGAAATGACCGGCGTCCTGCGCGGCACGGTCAGCGGCCCCAACTGGATTTCGGGCGGCGAGTTTGGAGTGGAAGCGTCGTGGATTGCGGTGGCGGTGTGCTTGATTGCGACAGCAGTGATTTTGAGGTTGGTTGTGCAGCGGGGGTTGGTGAAAGCGCCGTTTTGGAAATTAAATGTAGGGGTGGATGGCAATCCACCCGCGCTTGTTGATCAATTGTAG
- a CDS encoding NTP transferase domain-containing protein — MKGVILAGGLGTRMLPLTKITNKHLLPVYDRPMIYFPIQTLVDAGIDEIVVVTGGHYAGDFLNLLGNGKAFGLNFINYAYQEGEGGIADALRLAREFTGDDSICVILGDNILENTIKPHVDEFKAQKKGAKILLKEVHDPHRFGVAEVDGSGKVLSIEEKPRAPKSNLAVIGVYMYDAHVYEIIRTLKPSARGELEITDVNNAYLREGSLTSSTIEGWWTDAGTFPSLYRASRLVAEQVKPELKENWF; from the coding sequence ATGAAAGGCGTAATTCTCGCAGGTGGTCTCGGCACGCGCATGCTGCCCCTGACCAAGATCACAAACAAACATCTGCTGCCCGTCTACGACCGGCCGATGATCTACTTTCCGATTCAGACGCTCGTCGATGCAGGCATTGACGAAATCGTCGTCGTCACCGGCGGTCACTATGCCGGCGACTTTTTGAATCTACTCGGCAACGGCAAGGCGTTCGGCCTGAATTTCATCAACTATGCCTATCAAGAGGGTGAAGGCGGCATCGCCGACGCGCTCCGTTTGGCCCGCGAATTCACCGGCGACGATTCGATCTGCGTGATTCTCGGTGACAACATTTTGGAAAACACCATCAAGCCGCACGTCGATGAGTTCAAAGCCCAGAAGAAGGGCGCGAAAATTTTGCTGAAAGAAGTCCACGACCCGCACAGATTCGGCGTCGCCGAAGTCGACGGAAGCGGCAAGGTCCTGTCCATCGAAGAAAAACCGCGCGCGCCCAAATCCAATCTCGCGGTCATCGGCGTCTACATGTACGACGCGCACGTCTACGAAATCATCCGCACCCTGAAACCCTCCGCCCGCGGCGAACTGGAAATCACCGACGTCAACAACGCCTACCTCCGCGAAGGCTCGCTGACGTCTTCCACGATTGAAGGCTGGTGGACGGATGCCGGGACGTTTCCGTCGCTGTATCGCGCTTCGCGGTTGGTGGCGGAACAGGTTAAGCCTGAGTTGAAGGAGAATTGGTTTTAG
- a CDS encoding DUF2520 domain-containing protein — MAKTRFVLIGPGAVGKVLARRLAASGWQCAGVCGRGSAAGRRLAKELGAPYWNSVEKIELKSGFILLPVGTHMIAPIANELSKLPLNWPKISVLHHSGVLDTKPLAPLQKVGATVGACHPFMTFPRFGGKVKAGSKEDRNDPKYPPFFGIDGDERGLAACQKVVKACKSNSFVVKGGDRVAYHAAAVMACTLLGANIAMSVDILRKVGISEKSARDAVMSIAQETLANFSEFGIEKSWTGPPVRGDRKTVAAHTKAIRKVSPETAKVYKSLSEWVMRHAAKRT; from the coding sequence ATGGCAAAAACACGATTTGTATTGATTGGTCCGGGCGCAGTCGGAAAAGTGCTGGCTCGTCGGTTGGCAGCTTCGGGATGGCAATGCGCAGGAGTGTGCGGACGCGGGTCGGCGGCGGGACGACGGTTGGCCAAGGAGTTGGGAGCTCCCTACTGGAACTCGGTAGAGAAAATCGAGCTAAAGAGCGGCTTCATTCTGCTTCCGGTCGGCACGCATATGATTGCGCCCATCGCCAACGAGCTTTCGAAACTCCCCCTCAACTGGCCGAAGATTTCGGTGCTGCATCACAGTGGGGTACTGGACACAAAGCCGCTCGCGCCGCTTCAAAAGGTCGGCGCAACAGTGGGAGCGTGCCATCCGTTCATGACCTTTCCGAGGTTCGGCGGAAAGGTCAAGGCAGGCTCGAAAGAAGATCGCAACGACCCCAAGTATCCGCCGTTCTTCGGAATTGACGGGGACGAAAGGGGATTGGCAGCCTGTCAGAAGGTTGTCAAAGCCTGTAAAAGCAATAGTTTTGTCGTCAAAGGCGGGGATAGAGTGGCCTATCATGCGGCGGCGGTGATGGCCTGTACTTTGTTGGGTGCGAACATCGCCATGTCAGTTGATATTCTTAGGAAAGTAGGAATTTCCGAAAAGTCGGCTCGTGATGCGGTCATGTCGATCGCGCAGGAGACTTTGGCTAATTTCTCAGAATTTGGCATCGAGAAGTCGTGGACTGGCCCACCCGTTCGCGGCGACCGCAAGACGGTTGCGGCGCATACCAAAGCGATTCGCAAGGTCAGCCCCGAGACGGCCAAAGTCTACAAATCGCTGTCTGAATGGGTGATGCGCCACGCAGCCAAGCGCACATGA
- a CDS encoding SIMPL domain-containing protein gives MSTPTKDNSGGLFFVAIAIVAAAWILGHQLIEMRKVGDTIAVTGSAKRPIVSDLIIWSGNLNAQESTQQEAYRAVQKHTERLARFFKDNGVPDSEITMKPVSSDQIIEYNQNGYQTGRVLGYRVTQNFEIRSPRVDAIENLIKKSDELISEGVPFSGWGAQYLYTKLADMRIEMLGEAMKDATERAKVMAESSGAKLGELRDARMGVFQVTPRNSTDVSDYGYYDTSSKEKDITAVVKASYSLE, from the coding sequence ATGTCCACTCCCACAAAAGATAACTCCGGCGGTCTGTTCTTCGTCGCTATCGCGATTGTTGCGGCGGCTTGGATTCTTGGGCATCAACTGATCGAGATGCGCAAGGTCGGCGACACGATTGCCGTCACCGGTTCGGCCAAGCGGCCCATCGTGTCGGACTTGATTATCTGGTCCGGCAATCTGAATGCGCAAGAGAGCACGCAGCAGGAAGCCTACCGCGCCGTGCAGAAACATACGGAGCGGCTCGCGCGTTTCTTCAAGGACAATGGTGTGCCCGACTCGGAAATCACTATGAAGCCTGTGTCGAGCGATCAGATCATCGAGTACAATCAAAACGGATATCAAACGGGCCGCGTGCTCGGCTATCGCGTCACGCAAAATTTCGAAATCCGTTCGCCGCGTGTCGATGCGATTGAAAATCTGATCAAGAAATCCGACGAACTCATCAGCGAAGGCGTGCCGTTCTCCGGTTGGGGCGCGCAATATCTTTACACCAAACTCGCAGACATGCGCATCGAAATGCTCGGCGAAGCGATGAAGGACGCGACCGAACGCGCCAAAGTCATGGCCGAATCCTCCGGCGCGAAGCTCGGCGAACTCCGCGACGCGCGCATGGGCGTCTTCCAAGTCACTCCGCGCAACTCGACCGATGTCTCCGACTACGGCTACTACGACACGTCGTCTAAAGAAAAAGACATCACTGCGGTAGTGAAGGCAAGTTATTCTCTCGAATAA
- a CDS encoding GIY-YIG nuclease family protein, with product MSGPSCVLYIGMTSKLEKRVFEHKQKLIEGFTKRYNLTKLVYFESTDSVHWAIGREKQLKGWLRKRKIELIESVNPEWKDLAADWFAPEDFQRDPSLRSG from the coding sequence ATGTCAGGGCCTTCCTGCGTTCTGTATATAGGCATGACAAGCAAACTCGAGAAACGAGTCTTCGAGCACAAGCAGAAACTCATCGAAGGTTTCACGAAACGCTACAATTTGACGAAACTTGTGTATTTTGAGTCGACAGACAGTGTGCATTGGGCTATTGGTCGCGAGAAACAACTCAAGGGCTGGCTTCGAAAGAGAAAAATAGAACTTATTGAATCTGTAAACCCGGAGTGGAAAGATCTCGCGGCGGACTGGTTCGCACCTGAAGATTTTCAGAGGGATCCTTCACTACGTTCAGGATGA